The nucleotide window TGATGCCGGTAGAAAAATAAAGCGGCCGCCGGCCGGCTTGGCCGAAGCGGACGGCGCCGGCGTTCGTGCCTGCGTCTCGTTCAGACTGTCGGCAGGTATCGAGGCGGCGGAAACCGAGATCGGCAGGGGACTCTGAATGGCTTCGGTGCAGACGATTGTTTCGCCTCATGACCCGCGCCTGCTGCCCTACCGCGATCTCAAAGACAAGGCTTTGGCGGCGCGCGAGGGGCTGTTTGCCGTCGAAGGCGAGCTGCCGGTACGCCGTCTGCTCGCCTCGCCCCTCTCGGTCCATTCGCTGCTCATGACGCCGCAGCGCTTCGCCTCCGGCGAGTGGCCGACGGATCGCTGCCCGATCTACCTGGCCGAGGCGGAGATCATTGCCCAAGTCGTCGGCTTTGATTTTCATCGCGGCGTGTCGGCGTTGGCCTTTCGGCCGCCGCTGCAGCCGCTCGATGAGCTGCAGCCCGAATCGGCGCCGCACCTGCTCGTGCTGCCGGAAATCAACGATCCGACCAACCTCGGCGGCCTGCTGCGCACCGCCGCTGCTTTCGGCTGGAATGTCATTCTCCTCGGCCCCTCCTGCACCAATCCCTATTGCCGGCGCACCGTCCGCACCTCC belongs to candidate division KSB1 bacterium and includes:
- a CDS encoding RNA methyltransferase, with the protein product MASVQTIVSPHDPRLLPYRDLKDKALAAREGLFAVEGELPVRRLLASPLSVHSLLMTPQRFASGEWPTDRCPIYLAEAEIIAQVVGFDFHRGVSALAFRPPLQPLDELQPESAPHLLVLPEINDPTNLGGLLRTAAAFGWNVILLGPSCTNPYCRRTVRTS